One part of the Aspergillus luchuensis IFO 4308 DNA, chromosome 5, nearly complete sequence genome encodes these proteins:
- a CDS encoding catalase (COG:P;~EggNog:ENOG410PV4W;~InterPro:IPR018028,IPR011614,IPR024708,IPR002226, IPR020835,IPR024711,IPR037060,IPR010582;~PFAM:PF00199,PF06628;~antiSMASH:Cluster_5.12;~go_function: GO:0004096 - catalase activity [Evidence IEA];~go_function: GO:0020037 - heme binding [Evidence IEA];~go_process: GO:0006979 - response to oxidative stress [Evidence IEA];~go_process: GO:0055114 - oxidation-reduction process [Evidence IEA]), which yields MSRPVYTLAEGQPIPDPSVSTTLPTIGGGGITTLGDTLLLETLAHFNRERIPERVVHAKAAGAWGEFEVTNDVSSLTSAKFLNGIGKKTPVLFRLSTTGGEKGSADTVRDVRGFSVKFFTEDGNHDIVGNHIPVFFVRDPIRFPSLNRSHKRHPATNRPDWTMFWDFHTNQPESVHALLHLFGSRGIPGSIRSVTGFGVHTFKLVSPDGTFRYCKFHFRPELDGKYFSGQEAARMAGVDADFHNLDLWDAIARGQYPVWKLYVQVMEPERAEEFGRGLFDITKVWSHKEFPLIEVGKMTLNKNPGNYFAEIEQAAFSPSNMVPGIASTPDPMLQARMFAYPDAQRYRLGVNYTQLPPNRAVCPVYALFERDGFATVTKNYGGDPNYVRSSLSPGVVSRNKVQVRHDERILSFALGQNEIPVDEEDFVQPRDLWNRVFDETERRKWVANLAETLAEVPEPLKEAVVNMFGRVDGRLREMLGAKVRDISRL from the exons ATGTCCAGACCTGTTTATACCCTGGCAGAAG GCCAACCTATCCCTGATCCCTCCGTGAGCACTACGCTGCCCACAATTGGCGGTGGAGGCATCACAACCCTAGGGGACACTCTTCTCCTCGAGACTCTGGCTCACTTCAACCGTGAGCGGATCCCAGAAAG GGTCGTCCACGCGAAAGCAGCCGGCGCATGGGGAGAATTCGAAGTGACAAACGACGTATCGTCCCTAACCTCCGCTAAGTTCCTCAACGGTATTGGAAAGAAAACCCCCGTTTTGTTTCGACTCAGCACGACGGGTGGTGAAAAGGGTAGTGCGGATACTGTGCGAGATGTGCGTGGATTTTCAGTCAAGTTCTTCACCGAAGATGGGAACCATGATATTGTGGGAAACCATATC cctgtcttcttcgtccgaGACCCTATCCGCTTCCCCTCCCTGAACAGAAGCCATAAACGGCACCCTGCCACGAATCGTCCGGATTGGACCATG TTCTGGGACTTccacaccaaccaacccgAAAGCGTCCACGCATTGCTTCATCTCTTCGGCTCTCGAGGCATTCCAGGCTCCATTCGATCCGTCACTGGCTTCGGCGTACACACCTTCAAGCTCGTATCCCCCGATGGCACCTTCCGGTACTGCAAGTTCCATTTCCGGCCTGAGCTCGACGGAAAATATTTCTCCGGACAAGAAGCTGCCCGGATGGCCGGAGTGGATGCCGACTTCCATAACTTGGATCTGTGGGATGCTATTGCACGGGGGCAGTATCCTGTTTGGAAGCTGTATGTGCAGGTTATGGAGCCTGAGAGGGCGGAAGAATTCGGACGGGGACTGTTTGATATTACAAAGGTTTGGTCGCATAAGGAGTTCCCACTCATTGAAGTGGGCAAGATGACCTTGAATAAGAAT CCCGGAAATTACTTCGCCGAAATCGAACAGGCGGCGTTTTCGCCATCGAATATGGTGCCTGGGATTGCTAGCACGCCCGATCCCA TGTTACAAGCCCGCATGTTTGCCTACCCCGATGCTCAGCGCTACCGCCTTGGGGTCAATTACACTCAGCTCCCGCCCAATCGCGCTGTTTGTCCTGTCTACGCGCTGTTTGAGAGGGATGGCTTTGCAACAGTGACGAAGAATTATGGTGGTGACCCGAACTATGTGCGCAGCTCGCTTTCTCCTGGAGTTGTGAGTCGAAATAAGGTCCAGGTACGGCACGATGAGCGGATTCTGTCGTTCGCGTTGGGCCAGAATGAGATtccagtggatgaagaagacttcGTTCAGCCACGGGACCTCTGGAATAGGGTCTTTGACGAGACAGAAAGGCGAAAGTGGGTTGCAAATCTTGCTGAGACGCTGGCTGAGGTTCCTGAGCCACTGAAGGAGGCTGTGGTGAATATGTTTGGGAGAGTCGATGGTCGCTTGAGAGAGATGTTAGGGGCAAAGGTCAGGGATATTTCGCGACTGTAG